Proteins encoded within one genomic window of Chitinispirillales bacterium ANBcel5:
- a CDS encoding DUF262 domain-containing protein has protein sequence MKANELRIEDFLSSNKTQFIIPVYQRNYDWTIGQCKQLLDDILEVATNNNITAHFIGSIVYIHDDVYTASRIKELTVIDGQQRITTLTLIYLVLYNLAKRIKNESLVNEISETYLINKFAPEEEKLKLRPTENNDVALKYLLRCDEEEEFNEYSKLVDNFNYFKERITEENYNFILQGLSKLMFVEISLDREKDDPQRIFESLNSTGLELSQADLIRNYILMGLSRKEQNKVYQNYWEVIEKHAKDETLNTSKVSDFIRDYLTLENRKIPNKGKVYIEFKTKYPTTTIDELESILKKIKNLVKYYNKLINPSNEADKEINLQLEYINRLEINVAYPFLMKVYSDYDEGKIDKNTFINILNLIQSFTWRRFILGLATNALNKIFMSLYDKVEVDNYLFSIQKALVQRTGAQRFPKDAEVIDALKVKDVYNIKSKNRIYFLERLENYENTEKVMIDGNPDITIEHIFPQNPDPKWKIELGPEEFVYIKENYLNTIGNLTLSGNNGKLGNKPFKEKRDLQNVGYKDSRLWLNRYISNLDTWNKNEIEKRLDIIAEKFLKIWEYPPIDIDQIADNEEVNIFEADDPTHKKLSYAIFFDQKIEVNQVAKLYVEVFKQLFSLQPETFFTTDLKDKISLVKEPDKKRLRQAVKINDTYYIEANISNTGKFELIKHALSILDLEDELQVKYAE, from the coding sequence TTGAAAGCAAATGAATTAAGGATAGAAGATTTTTTATCATCAAATAAAACACAATTTATCATTCCCGTGTATCAAAGAAATTATGATTGGACAATTGGCCAATGCAAACAGCTTTTAGATGATATTTTAGAAGTGGCTACAAACAATAATATAACCGCACATTTTATTGGCAGCATTGTATATATCCATGATGACGTTTATACGGCTTCAAGGATAAAAGAGCTTACTGTAATTGATGGTCAACAGCGAATTACTACACTTACTTTGATATATCTCGTCTTATATAATTTGGCTAAACGAATAAAAAATGAATCATTGGTAAACGAAATAAGTGAAACTTATTTAATTAACAAATTCGCACCAGAAGAAGAAAAATTAAAACTAAGACCAACTGAAAATAACGACGTAGCATTAAAATATTTACTAAGATGCGATGAAGAAGAAGAGTTTAACGAATACTCTAAACTTGTTGATAATTTTAATTATTTTAAAGAAAGAATTACAGAGGAAAATTATAATTTTATTTTGCAAGGTCTTTCAAAGTTAATGTTTGTAGAAATTTCACTTGATCGAGAGAAGGACGACCCACAAAGAATATTTGAAAGTTTAAATTCAACAGGGCTTGAATTATCGCAAGCAGATTTAATACGAAATTATATTTTAATGGGGTTGAGTAGGAAAGAGCAAAATAAAGTATATCAAAATTACTGGGAAGTGATTGAGAAACATGCTAAAGATGAAACTTTGAATACAAGTAAAGTTTCTGATTTTATCAGAGACTATTTAACTTTAGAGAATCGAAAGATTCCAAACAAAGGCAAGGTTTATATTGAGTTTAAAACTAAATATCCTACGACAACAATAGATGAATTAGAAAGTATCCTTAAAAAAATCAAGAATTTAGTAAAATATTACAACAAATTAATCAACCCGTCGAATGAAGCTGATAAAGAAATAAATCTGCAGCTTGAATATATAAATCGGCTGGAGATTAATGTTGCCTATCCTTTTTTAATGAAAGTTTATTCCGATTATGATGAAGGAAAAATAGACAAAAATACTTTTATTAATATTTTAAATCTAATTCAATCCTTTACATGGAGAAGGTTCATACTTGGTTTAGCGACAAATGCACTTAATAAAATCTTCATGAGCCTTTATGATAAAGTCGAAGTCGATAATTATTTGTTTTCAATTCAAAAAGCATTGGTCCAAAGGACAGGTGCTCAAAGGTTTCCTAAAGATGCAGAAGTAATCGATGCTCTTAAGGTTAAGGATGTTTACAACATTAAATCAAAAAACAGAATTTATTTTCTGGAGAGGCTTGAGAATTATGAAAACACTGAAAAAGTTATGATTGACGGTAACCCGGACATTACTATAGAACACATCTTTCCTCAGAACCCTGACCCAAAATGGAAGATTGAGTTAGGACCTGAAGAATTCGTTTATATTAAGGAAAACTATTTAAACACTATAGGAAATCTTACTCTTTCTGGAAATAACGGAAAACTTGGAAATAAACCATTCAAAGAAAAAAGAGATCTACAAAATGTAGGATATAAAGATAGTCGCTTGTGGTTGAATAGATACATATCCAATTTAGATACTTGGAATAAAAATGAGATTGAAAAAAGACTAGATATTATTGCAGAGAAATTTTTGAAAATATGGGAATATCCACCAATTGATATTGACCAGATAGCAGATAATGAAGAGGTCAATATCTTTGAAGCAGATGATCCAACTCATAAAAAACTATCCTATGCTATTTTCTTTGATCAAAAAATTGAAGTTAATCAAGTTGCCAAGTTGTATGTTGAAGTCTTTAAGCAATTGTTTTCATTACAACCCGAAACTTTTTTTACAACCGACTTAAAAGACAAAATAAGTTTAGTTAAGGAGCCAGACAAAAAGAGGCTACGTCAAGCAGTTAAAATCAATGATACTTATTATATAGAAGCAAATATTAGTAATACAGGTAAATTCGAATTGATAAAACATGCGCTATCAATTTTGGATTTAGAGGATGAATTACAAGTTAAATATGCAGAATAG
- a CDS encoding AAA family ATPase — MKYEFSLSLYFKKSSSKNYHKAIGIANKFSDYLYNEKDESHLINLTIDEYTTKQNIFEQLYNVVSTWKGTAMLINSTCGSKVELNRINKIIECSTKNNADEKYCYADKETKEGWHCYHLYNISRYASENEWGYDYNKYWFDFGNFKTDSIWAINKDQLYKSIENEALEKFLYICPYFDFKNLNKIISNLPDEIDLDENDRFEIKYTEIDDGYTKEQIATGIKLRHSKEDMSNFGDRNESLIHTDKVVSETRFIPQVTFEEIGGLGDTVQLIREIIELPIKHPDVFKHLGIAPHTGIILYGPPGCGKTMVAKAIANEIKAHFIGIKGPELLSKFHGESENNIRKIFNIAHELQPAIIYFDEIDSIAQKRSGDETLRSESRIVNQLLSMIDGLDNFGNIRVLASTNRIELLDPAILRPGRFDYHIEIKEPTIQGCFEIFNKAVANMPLAPNIETSKISKALLGMTGADIAFVAREGAYNCLRRNVNMMKVIKTDLNIESDKLIITEDDFWLAIKKLKTTKDKQSKHNSGFKDIVSYN, encoded by the coding sequence ATGAAATATGAGTTCTCTTTAAGTCTTTATTTTAAGAAATCTTCTTCAAAAAATTACCACAAAGCCATAGGTATAGCCAATAAATTTTCTGATTACTTATACAACGAAAAAGATGAATCACACTTAATAAATTTAACAATAGACGAATATACAACGAAACAGAATATATTTGAACAGCTTTACAATGTTGTTAGTACTTGGAAAGGCACGGCAATGTTGATAAACAGCACTTGTGGAAGCAAAGTTGAATTAAATCGAATCAACAAAATAATTGAGTGTTCCACGAAAAATAATGCTGATGAAAAATACTGTTATGCTGATAAAGAAACAAAAGAAGGCTGGCATTGTTATCATTTGTATAACATCAGCCGATATGCATCAGAAAATGAGTGGGGTTATGACTACAATAAATACTGGTTTGATTTCGGCAATTTCAAAACAGATTCAATTTGGGCAATAAATAAAGACCAACTATATAAATCTATCGAAAATGAAGCCTTAGAGAAATTCCTTTACATCTGTCCATATTTCGATTTTAAGAACCTTAACAAGATAATATCAAATCTGCCAGATGAAATTGATCTTGATGAAAACGATAGGTTCGAAATAAAATATACCGAGATTGATGATGGTTATACGAAGGAGCAAATAGCTACAGGTATTAAATTGAGGCATTCAAAAGAAGACATGTCAAACTTTGGAGATAGGAATGAGTCTTTGATTCATACAGATAAAGTTGTATCAGAAACCAGATTCATTCCTCAAGTAACTTTTGAGGAAATAGGTGGGTTAGGTGATACAGTACAGTTGATTAGAGAAATAATTGAACTACCAATTAAACATCCTGATGTATTCAAACATCTTGGAATAGCTCCACATACTGGAATCATTCTTTATGGTCCGCCTGGGTGTGGCAAAACTATGGTAGCAAAAGCTATAGCAAATGAGATTAAAGCGCACTTTATCGGAATAAAAGGGCCTGAATTATTAAGCAAATTTCATGGTGAATCAGAGAATAATATCAGAAAGATCTTCAATATTGCCCACGAATTACAACCAGCAATAATTTACTTTGACGAAATTGATTCCATTGCACAAAAAAGGTCTGGTGATGAAACATTAAGATCTGAATCAAGGATTGTAAACCAATTGCTCTCTATGATAGATGGTTTAGATAATTTCGGTAACATAAGAGTATTAGCTTCAACAAATAGAATCGAACTTTTAGACCCAGCAATTCTTCGCCCAGGTCGTTTCGATTATCATATTGAAATAAAAGAACCCACAATACAAGGTTGTTTTGAAATATTTAATAAAGCAGTTGCAAATATGCCATTGGCCCCAAATATTGAAACTTCCAAAATATCTAAAGCCTTGCTAGGAATGACCGGAGCTGATATCGCTTTCGTTGCAAGAGAAGGCGCATATAATTGTTTAAGAAGGAATGTTAATATGATGAAAGTTATTAAAACAGATCTTAACATTGAATCAGATAAGCTTATTATAACAGAAGATGATTTTTGGCTTGCTATTAAAAAATTAAAAACAACAAAAGATAAGCAATCAAAACACAATTCTGGATTTAAAGACATTGTATCCTATAATTGA